Below is a window of Candidatus Methylomirabilota bacterium DNA.
CAGGAGGCGGCGGGTGGCTAAGCTCAAGGTCACGCTGGTGAAGAGCATCATCGGGCTCAGCCCGAAGCAGGAGGCGACCGTCCGCGCGCTGGGGCTCCACCGCATCCGCCACACGGTGGAGCACGACGACAGCCCGACGATCAAGGGCATGATCAAGGCGGTGGCGTTCGCCCTCAAGGTGGAGGCGGCATGAGGATCGAGGATCTGCGGCCGGCGGCGGGCGCCACGAAGAAGCGGAAGCGGCTGGGCCGCGGCCCCGCGTCCGGCACCGGCAAGACATCCGGCAAGGGCCACAAGGGTCTCAACGCCCGTTCCGGCGGAGGGGTGCGTCCGGGCTTCGAGGGCGGCCAGATGCCGCTCTACCGACGCCTGCCCAAGCGAGGCTTCCTGCCCTTCGGCGGCAAGACCGAGCTCGCCATCGTCAATCTGAAGGACCTCGCCGCGCGGTTCGGCGCGGGCAGCGTCGTCGATCCCGACAGCCTGCTCCAAGCGCGCCTGATCAAGAAGGCCGACCGGGATCGCGTCAAGGTGCTGGGAGACGGCGAGCTGGGCCATGCCCTCACCGTGCGGGCCCACAAGATCAGCGAGTCGGCGCGGAAGAAGGTCGAGGCGGCGGGGGGACGGGTGGAGGTCCTGGCCTGATGTTCGAGAGTCTGCAGAGCTTCCGGAACATCTTCCGGATCGAGGAGCTCAAGCGGCGGGTGCTGGTCACCCTCGGCCTGCTCGCCGCCTATCGCCTCGGCGCCCACGTCCCGACCCCGGGCATCGACGGCCACGCGCTCGCCCAGTTCTTCGACCAGGTGCAGGGCACCCTGCTCGGGATGGTGGACCTCTTCTCGGGCGGCAACCTGCGCCGGCTCACGATTTTTGCCCTTGGGATCATGCCCTATATCTCCGCGTCGATCATCCTGCAGCTCCTGACCGTGGTGATCCCCGCGCTCGAGCGGCTCGCCAAGGAAGGCGAGGCGGGCAAGAAGAAGATCACCCAGTACACCCGCTATGGGACCATCGTGCTGTCGCTGATCCAGGCCTTCGGGATCGCGGTGGGGCTCGAGAGCATGCGGGCGCCGGGCGGCGGCTCCATCGTGCCGGATCCGGGCTGGGGCTTCCGGCTCCTCACCATGATCACGCTCACCACCGGCACCGCGCTGATCATGTGGCTGGGCGAGCAGATCTCGGAGAAGGGGATCGGCAACGGTATCTCGCTGATCATCTTCGCGGGCATCGTGGTGCGGCTGCCGTCGGCGATCATTTCGTCCTATCGCCTCATCTCGACGGGAGAGCTGCGGCTGCCCGTGTTCGTGGCGCTCCTCGTGATGATGCTGCTGGTCACTGCCGCGGTCATCCTCATGCAGGAGGGCCAGCGGAAGATTCCCGTCCAGTACGCCAAGCGGGTGGTGGGGCGCCGGGTCTACGGCGGCCAGTCCACCCACATCCCCCTGCGCATCAACACCGCGGGCGTCATCCCGGTGATCTTCGCGTCGTCGCTCATCCTGTTCCCGGCGACCCTCACCCGCTTCGTCAATCACCCGTGGATGCAGGTGATCACCGAGGCGCTGTCGCCGGGGCACGTGACCTACACCGTCATGTACTGCGGTCTCATCATCTTCTTCGCCTACTTCTACACCGCGATCGTGTTCAACCCGATCGACCTTGCCGACAACATGAAGAAGTA
It encodes the following:
- the rpmD gene encoding 50S ribosomal protein L30, producing the protein MAKLKVTLVKSIIGLSPKQEATVRALGLHRIRHTVEHDDSPTIKGMIKAVAFALKVEAA
- the rplO gene encoding 50S ribosomal protein L15 produces the protein MRIEDLRPAAGATKKRKRLGRGPASGTGKTSGKGHKGLNARSGGGVRPGFEGGQMPLYRRLPKRGFLPFGGKTELAIVNLKDLAARFGAGSVVDPDSLLQARLIKKADRDRVKVLGDGELGHALTVRAHKISESARKKVEAAGGRVEVLA
- the secY gene encoding preprotein translocase subunit SecY → MFESLQSFRNIFRIEELKRRVLVTLGLLAAYRLGAHVPTPGIDGHALAQFFDQVQGTLLGMVDLFSGGNLRRLTIFALGIMPYISASIILQLLTVVIPALERLAKEGEAGKKKITQYTRYGTIVLSLIQAFGIAVGLESMRAPGGGSIVPDPGWGFRLLTMITLTTGTALIMWLGEQISEKGIGNGISLIIFAGIVVRLPSAIISSYRLISTGELRLPVFVALLVMMLLVTAAVILMQEGQRKIPVQYAKRVVGRRVYGGQSTHIPLRINTAGVIPVIFASSLILFPATLTRFVNHPWMQVITEALSPGHVTYTVMYCGLIIFFAYFYTAIVFNPIDLADNMKKYGGFIPGVRPGKKTAEYIDRTLTRITLPGAIFLALISVLPDFLIRWFNTPFYFGGTSLLIVVGVALDTVRQMESHLLMRNYEGFLRKRQRARA